A region of Methanocorpusculum labreanum Z DNA encodes the following proteins:
- a CDS encoding molybdopterin dinucleotide-binding region, with protein sequence MEEGKCPICGQHCYIHARAGSNVPTYKCDFCFAYELADEDIPLAQEHKVVLAGYLFETRSRSHSIRINAGTLPIILSDSRIPKTPLQKLDKLILSIYDLGSGFKNHISKLAKYPPAVGYAEDAAEFNLMVSTLNDIGYLRERQARFGEYDCGYFITIEGMKYAESLLSGNTRSTTVFVAMQCTDDLKPVYEKGVKAACDVFGLSISIVDTTENKENIADKIIAGIKTSRFVIADFTNNALGVYYEAGYAKGLGREVIKTCRKAWFEEEKDGKRVNRLYFDMERDNLILWQDEKDLKRKLEDRIRAVLL encoded by the coding sequence ATGGAAGAAGGGAAATGCCCTATATGTGGACAACATTGTTATATACATGCAAGAGCCGGGAGTAATGTTCCCACATACAAATGTGATTTCTGTTTTGCCTATGAACTTGCAGATGAGGATATCCCTCTGGCCCAAGAACATAAGGTGGTTCTTGCCGGATATCTGTTTGAAACCCGCAGCAGATCCCATTCGATACGGATCAATGCAGGTACCCTCCCCATTATACTCTCCGATTCCCGTATTCCAAAAACTCCCCTGCAGAAACTGGATAAACTTATTCTGTCGATTTACGATCTGGGATCGGGATTCAAGAACCATATCTCGAAACTGGCCAAATATCCCCCTGCAGTCGGCTATGCAGAAGATGCCGCCGAGTTCAATCTTATGGTCTCCACGCTGAACGATATCGGATATCTCCGGGAACGTCAGGCCCGTTTCGGCGAATACGACTGCGGGTATTTTATCACCATCGAGGGAATGAAATACGCTGAATCTCTTCTTTCGGGCAATACCCGGTCCACTACTGTCTTTGTCGCCATGCAGTGCACCGACGATCTCAAACCGGTGTATGAAAAGGGGGTCAAGGCCGCGTGCGATGTGTTTGGTCTTTCCATCTCTATCGTCGATACAACAGAAAACAAGGAAAACATTGCGGATAAAATCATTGCCGGCATCAAAACCAGCCGTTTTGTTATCGCAGACTTCACCAATAATGCTCTCGGTGTCTATTATGAAGCTGGGTATGCTAAAGGACTCGGGCGCGAAGTAATCAAAACCTGCAGAAAGGCGTGGTTTGAAGAGGAAAAAGACGGGAAACGGGTAAATCGGCTCTACTTCGATATGGAACGCGACAATCTCATTTTATGGCAGGATGAAAAGGATCTGAAGAGGAAGCTCGAGGATCGTATCCGTGCAGTGCTTCTCTAA